A single window of Vigna radiata var. radiata cultivar VC1973A chromosome 4, Vradiata_ver6, whole genome shotgun sequence DNA harbors:
- the LOC106759281 gene encoding enoyl-CoA delta isomerase 1, peroxisomal — MCTLEKRGNIFILTLTGEGEHRLNPTLLESILSSLRRIRQEATGSSALITTAHGKFFSNGYDLAWARSSRERMILMDSLLRSVVNDLLTLPMPTIAAVTGHASAAGFTLALAHDYLLMRSDRGFLYMSELDISLVLPVWFHVILEAKVAMPAARRHIVMTAAKLKAEDALRLGVIDSAHSSADETVEAALDLAASLIKRGWDGHVYAQNRKVFLRRVIQAVEDTSQTSTSRL; from the coding sequence ATGTGCACTTTAGAGAAGAGAGGCAACATTTTCATCCTAACCCTCACCGGCGAGGGCGAGCACCGTCTCAATCCGACTCTCCTCGAGTCCATCCTATCCTCCCTCCGCCGCATCCGCCAAGAAGCCACCGGTTCCTCCGCCCTCATCACCACCGCGCACGGCAAATTCTTCTCTAACGGCTACGACCTCGCGTGGGCCCGGTCTTCTCGAGAGCGCATGATCCTAATGGACTCCCTCCTCCGTTCCGTCGTCAACGATCTCCTCACACTACCCATGCCGACCATCGCCGCCGTCACCGGCCATGCCTCCGCCGCCGGCTTCACGCTCGCCCTCGCCCACGACTACCTCCTCATGCGCAGCGACAGGGGATTCCTGTACATGAGCGAGCTCGACATCAGCCTCGTCCTTCCCGTCTGGTTCCACGTCATCCTCGAAGCCAAGGTCGCCATGCCCGCGGCTCGGCGCCACATCGTCATGACCGCGGCTAAGCTCAAAGCCGAGGATGCGCTTCGGCTCGGCGTCATCGACTCCGCTCACTCTAGCGCCGATGAGACCGTTGAGGCTGCGCTCGACTTAGCCGCTAGTTTGATCAAGAGAGGGTGGGATGGACACGTGTACGCTCAAAATCGGAAGGTTTTTCTGCGTCGCGTGATCCAAGCCGTTGAAGACACCTCTCAGACTTCTACTTCGCGGCTTTAG
- the LOC106759280 gene encoding ACT domain-containing protein ACR9 produces MGIQWDDVVVIQQGKDLSEPCIVTVNCPDKAGLGCDLCRIILEFGLRITRADISTDGRWCYIVFWVLPHPASVKVDWESLKTRLLSACPSCLFSYHFNQLSTSPSPPPIYLLKVWCVDQKGLLHDINEILCNLELIIQRVKAMPTPDGRVLDMFFITDGMELLHTKKRQDYVCESLKDALGKRCISSELQLAGPEYGHLQGFSSLPPAFAEELFSSELLDKVSLHPLSQDMKTLKTPTVTVDNSLSPVHTLLQIQCVDQKGLCYDIMRISKDSDIKVAFGRFSSSVEGFRNIDLFVQQNDGKKIIDPDSQKTLCSCLKEEMLHPLRVIIASRGPDTELLVANPVELSGKGRPRVFYDVTLALKALGVCIFSAEVVRHSTQERQWEVYRFLLEENRNFPLTRSQTRSQIVDKVRRTLMGW; encoded by the exons ATGGGGATACAATGGGACGACGTCGTTGTGATCCAGCAAGGGAAGGACCTCAGTGAGCCCTGCATCGTCACCGTCAATTGCCCCGACAAGGCTGGTCTCGGCTGTGATCTTTGCAGAATCATCCTCGAGTTCGGTCTCCGCATTACCCGCGCTG ATATTTCCACGGATGGAAGGTGGTGCTACATCGTGTTTTGGGTTCTTCCACATCCAGCATCGGTCAAAGTTGATTGGGAGAGTTTGAAGACTCGCCTCCTTTCAGCTTGCCCTTCATGTTTGTTTTCTTATCACTTCAATCAACTCTCCACGAGTCCTTCACCGCCTCCGATTTACCTGTTGAAGGTTTGGTGTGTTGATCAAAAAGGGTTGCTACATG ATATTAATGAAATCCTGTGCAACCTTGAACTAATTATTCAGAGAGTCAAAGCGATGCCAACCCCAGATGGCAGGGTGTTAGACATGTTCTTTATCACAGATGGGAT gGAATTGCTTCACACGAAAAAGAGACAAGATTATGTGTGTGAATCTCTAAAGGACGCTTTAGGGAAGAGGTGTATCTCCAGTGAACTTCAATTGGCTGGGCCTGAATATGGACACCTGCAggggttttcttctcttccaCCAGCTTTTGCTGAAGAATTATTTAGTTCTGAGCTGCTGGACAAGGTGTCTTTGCACCCTCTCAGCCAAGACATGAAAACACTGAAAACACCTACTGTTACTGTAGATAATTCGCTGAGCCCAGTTCATACCCTACTTCAGATACAGTGTGTTGACCAGAAGGGTCTGTGTTATGACATTATGAGGATTTCTAAGGACTCTGATATTAAG GTTGCTTTTGGTAGATTTTCATCAAGCGTGGAGGGCTTTCGAAACATAGACTTATTTGTTCAACAAAATGATGGGAAAAAGATCATAGATCCTGATAGTCAGAAAACCTTATGTTCATGCTTAAAAGAAGAGATGCTTCATCCTTTGAGGGTGATCATAGCGAGCCGGGGTCCAGACACAGAACTTCTGGTTGCTAATCCTGTGGAGCTGTCTGGAAAGGGAAGGCCTCGTGTATTCTATGATGTTACATTGGCTTTAAAAGCTTTGGGAGTTTGCATTTTCTCG GCTGAAGTTGTAAGACATTCAACGCAAGAACGCCAATGGGAAGTGTATAGATTTTTGTTGGAGGAAAACCGTAACTTCCCATTGACAAGAAGCCAAACAAGAAGTCAGATTGTGGACAAAGTAAGAAGGACGTTGATGGGCTGGTAA